In Actinomycetota bacterium, the genomic window CACGTCGCTGCTGAAGCGCTATGTAGACCCAAAGCACGGCCCCAAGAATGAGCATGAGGCCGAGGATGCCCTCCAACGTCTCCATCCCTAAGCGGGGACCGTCAGCTCCCAGAGGTCGGCGAGCTCGGCCGTTGTTCCCGCACCACCGAACACGAGCATGCTCGGTCCGGCGACGATCGCTCCCTCGACCCCGCTTCGCGCAGCCGGCGCAGTTCCCGAGGCCTTGAGTTTCTTCCAGCCACTCGCTTCGAACGACCAGAGCTCGTTCGAAGCGCCCTGCGCCGTCGCGCCGCCGAACAGGTAGGCGGTCTTCGCGGTGCCGGCGAGCGCGTAGAGGTTGCGCGCGGTCGGGGCATTGCCGCCGCCCTGCGACCACTCCTGCTTCGTGGGGTTGTAGAGCCATGTATCAGCGAGGAACGGGCGCCCGTCGGTTTGCCCGCCGAAGAGCAGCATCCGGCCGAAGTCCGGCAGGTAGACCGCGCGGTGGAGGCAACGCTTGATCGGTCGCGGCCCGCTCTTCGGGCTCACGTCCGTCCACTTCGCCGAGAGCGCCCACGTATCGTCGAATCTGCCCGTGTTGGTGAACCCGTGGGAGATCGTGAGCGAGGTCCCGATCATCGCGCCGCCTGCGCCGTACCGTGGCGCGGGGGCCCCGCCGGCGGGCTTCAGCTGCGTCCAGGTGCCGCGCACCGGATCGAACGCCCACGAGTCGTTGAAGAAGGAGCTGGGGCCGCCCTGTCCGCCGAACACGACCAGATGTCCGTCGATGAACGCGGCGCTGTGCCCGAACCGCGCGGAGGGACCTCCCCCGGGCAGCTTCTGCCATGCGTTGCTGGTTCGGTCGAAGGCCCAGAAGTCGTTGAGCGGTTTGCCGGCTGCGCGGCCGCCGAACAGGAACGCGATCGAGCCGCCGTCGTTCGCCGTGAACGTGTGGTCGCGGCGTGCGCTGGGGCCCTGGGCGGCGATCGCGTTCCACGCCAACGCCCGCGGCGCGGAGGCCGTCGGCGAAGGAGCCGGCGACCCGCTTCCGGACGTCGTCGGGCTCGGCGAGGGAGCGGCGGAATCGTCCCCAGAGCAGGCTGTTGCGATCCCGAGCGTACCCAGCGCGGCTACGCGCAGGAAGTCGCGGCGGTCGAGCCGGGCGCGTGTCACCCGGCGAAGTATAGTGCCGCCATGGCGGCGCCACTGGGACTCACCGACGAGCAGCGGGCGCTCCTCGAACTCGTCAAGGACATCGCTCGACGCGAGATCGCGCCGCACGCGGATCAGTGGGAGCGCGATGCCGTTTTTCCGCGCGGGGCGTTCGACGCCCTCGGCAAGGCCGGTTTGCTCGGGCTGG contains:
- a CDS encoding kelch repeat-containing protein yields the protein MTRARLDRRDFLRVAALGTLGIATACSGDDSAAPSPSPTTSGSGSPAPSPTASAPRALAWNAIAAQGPSARRDHTFTANDGGSIAFLFGGRAAGKPLNDFWAFDRTSNAWQKLPGGGPSARFGHSAAFIDGHLVVFGGQGGPSSFFNDSWAFDPVRGTWTQLKPAGGAPAPRYGAGGAMIGTSLTISHGFTNTGRFDDTWALSAKWTDVSPKSGPRPIKRCLHRAVYLPDFGRMLLFGGQTDGRPFLADTWLYNPTKQEWSQGGGNAPTARNLYALAGTAKTAYLFGGATAQGASNELWSFEASGWKKLKASGTAPAARSGVEGAIVAGPSMLVFGGAGTTAELADLWELTVPA